In Pseudomonas lutea, the genomic stretch GTGCTCAGCCTTTGTATGCATACCGCGCCCGCGAAGCGGCCTTCATCTCGATCGAAAAACCCGGCGCGGTGGGCGGCATGTACGCCGCGTCGCGGATCACGCACGGGTCGACGAAGTGCTCGTGCAGGTGATCGACGAACTCGACCACGCGGCCCTCATGGGTGCCGGCAATGCACAGAAAATCGATCATCGACAGGTGCTGTACGTACTCGCACAGCCCGACGCCGCCGGCGTGGGGGCACACCGGGAGATGATATTTGGCGGCCATGAGCATCACTGCCAGCACCTCGTTGACCCCGCCCAGACGGCAGGCATCGATCTGCACCACGTCAATCGCCTCACGCATGATCAGCTGCTTGAAGACGATGCGGTTCTGGCACATTTCGCCCGTGGCGACCTTCACCGGCTGGACCCCGAAACGAATGGCGCGGTGGCCCTCGACGTCGTCCGGGCTGGTCGGTTCTTCGATGAACCACGGCGCGGCGAAGGCCAGTTCGCGGACCCAGTCAATGGCCTCGTTGACCTCCCAGACCTGATTGGCATCGATCATCAGATGCCGCTCCGGCCCCAACACTTCGCGGGCGATGCGCACGCGGCGGATGTCGTCCTGCAAGTCGCGGCCGACCTTCAGTTTGATATGGGAAAAACCACCGTCCACCGCCTCCTGACACAGGCGCCGCAGTTTGTCGTCCGGGTAACCCAGCCATCCGGCCGACGTGGTGTAGCAGGGGTAACCGTCCGCCATCAGCGCCTGCATACGTTGCGCCTTGCCCTCGGCACGTTCGGTCAGCAGCGTCAGGGCCTCGTCCGGCGTGATGCAATCGGTGATGTAGCGAAAATCGATGCAGCGCACCAGCTGCTCCGGGGTCATCTCGGCCACCAGTTGCCACACCGGTTTACCCTCTGACTTGGCCCAAAGGTCCCACGCGGCATTGACCACTGCACCGGTGGCCAGGTGAATGGCCCCCTTGTCCGGGCCGATCCAGCGCAGCTGGCTGTCGCTGGTGACGTGGCGCCAGAAGCGCCCCATGTCTTCGGCGATCCACTCCAGCTTCAGACCGACCATGATCCCGGCCAACGCGTTGATGGCCGCGCAGCAGATCTCGTTGCCGCGGCCGATGGTGAACGTCAGGCCGTGGCCCTGAAGGGTAGGGTGATCGGTTTCGAGAATGACGTAAGCCGCTGAATAATCAGGGTCCGGGTTCATGGCGTCCGAACCGTCGAGCAATTGCGAGGTGGGGAAACGAATGTCTTCGACGCGTACAGCGGTAATGGTGGTCATGGCGAGTCCCTTTGGCGTTGTTATTGGCAGCGCGGCTTACCTGGAATTAGTGAAAAACCTGTCTTCTTCGCACCGCATGATCTTGGGTCGGTGGAGATCCTGTGGGAGTGAGCTTGCTCGCGAAGGCGGTATTCCTGTCCGCAGAGATTCAGCGGATTTACCGGCCTTTTCGCGAGCAAGCTCACTCCCACAGGTAATGCGTCGACAGCTGTCCGGTTACGCCAGCTGCCTCAGGCGTCGACCGTCAACTGCTCCTGCTCACCCAGCCCTTCTATGCCCAGCCGCATGCGCTGTCCGGCCCGCAGGAATACCGGTTCCGGCTTGATACCCAGGCCCACGCCCGGCGGTGTGCCAGTGGAAATCACGTCGCCCGGTTGCAGGCTCATGAACTGGCTCAAGTAGCTGACCAGTTTCGGGATCTGGAAAATCATGGTGCGCGTGTTGCCGTTCTGGTAACGCTTGCCATCCACTTCCAGCCACAGGTTGAGCTGGTGCGGGTCGGCGATTTCGTCGCGGGTCACCAGCCAGGGGCCGATCGGGCCGAAGGTGTCACAGCCTTTGCCCTTGTCCCAGGTGCCGCCGCGCTCGATCTGAAACTCACGCTCCGACACATCGTTGATCACGCAGTAGCCGGCTACGTGCTCCAGGGCGTCGGCTTCGTCGATGTAGCGTCCACCCTTGCCGATGACCACACCCAGCTCGACTTCCCAGTCGGTCTTCTTCGAATTGCGCGGGATCTCCACGTTGTCGTTCGGCCCGACAATCGCGCTGGTCCACTTGTTGAAAATGATGGGCTCTTTGGGAATGTCGGCGCCGGTTTCCGCCGCGTGGTCGGCGTAGTTCAAGCCGATGCAGATGAACTTGCCGATCTTGCCCACACACGGGCCGATGCGCGGTGTGCCCTCCACCAGCGGCAAGGTATTTGGGTCCAGCGACTGCAAATGGGCGATGCTCTCCGGGCTCAGGGCTGTGCCGGACAAATCGCCGATCAGGTCGGACAGGTCGCGAATGCCGCCGTTGCTGTCCAGCAGGGCAGGACGTTCTTGACCGGGTTCGCCGTAACGCAACAGTTTCATGGGGTGTCCTCTAGACGTGAAGTCGGTGTGAGTGGGTACGAAAGGGATGGGCGGGCAAGCTCAGTTGCTCCAGCCGCCGTCGATGATTTGCGCCGTGCCGGTGGTAAAGCTGCTGGCTGGCGAGCCAAGGTACAGCGCCAGTTGAGCAATTTCCTGAGGCGTGCCCAGGCGGCCGATGGGCTGGCGGGCTTCGAACGCCGCGTACACCTCGGCTTCGTCACGCCCCTCGCGGGCGGCCTGATCGGCGACACGCTGGCGTAAAGACGGCGATTCCACGGTGCCGGGGCAGATGCAGTTGCAACGGATGTTCTGCCCGACGAAATCGGCGGCCACCGAGCGGGTAATCCCGATGACTGCGGCCTTGCTCGCGCAATAGGCGAAGCGATTGGGCACGCCCTTGATGGCCGAGGCGACCGACGACATGTTGATGATCGAACCGCCGCCGTTCGCCAGCATCGCCGGCAGGAAGGCGCGGATCATTTTGTACATGGCGGTGACGTTGAGGTCGAAGGCGAAGCGCCAGTCGTCTTCGGAACATTCGAGGATATTGCCGCTGTGCACCACGCCCGCGCAGTTGAACAGCACGTCTAGCGCGCCCACTTCGGCGGCCAGACGCTCGATGGCGGCGTGGTCGGTGACGTCCAGCACACGTTTGTGCACGCTTTGCAGGTGGTCCAGTGCCGCGCCGTTAATGTCGACGGCGAAGACCTCCGCGCCAGCATTCAGAAATGCCTCGACGCTGGCTTGACCGATGCCCTGGGCGGCGGCAGTGATGAGCACTCGCTTACCGGTGAGGTCCATGGTGATCCCTTGTTGTTATTGTTGAGACGACCCGTCTTGTGGGGTCTGCCGGCCGGCCATCGCGTCGCTTCGTCCGCCGATACGGACTGCACGCAGCCCTTTCGGGTTTGCTATGCTCCGCTCGGTGCAGCGCTCCAATGGTCAGGCCATTGGTCCTGTTTTTAGCACCAGATGCGGACCGCAACAAGGTCAATTTTTGATGTTCTGCCTGTTCCACTGCGTTGAAAAACGCCGAGCCGACCGCCGATGCCAATCCAAGTAATTGATAACCAGCGACTTTATCGCCAGATCGCCGACCAGCTTCGGGCGCTGATCGACAGCCGTGAATTTCCTCCGGGCAGCCGCCTGCCGGCCGAACGTGAGCTGGCCAAAATGTTGGGCGTGAGCCGGGCGTCGGTGCGCGAAGCGATGATTGCCCTGGAAGTGATCGGGCTGGTGGATGTCCGGGTGGGCAATGGCGTGCTGGTGTGCGAGCCGCCGGGGAGGGCGCTGACCGATGAGCCGGTGATGACGCAGGTCACCCGGGATCAGTGGAAGGAAGTCGATCCGGAGTTGGGCATCGAGGTGGATTTCAGCGCGGAAATTCCGCCCTTCGCGTTACTTCAGGCGCGCCGTCTGATCGAGCCGGAAGCTGCCGCGCTGGCGGCGCAGAACGCCAGTGACGAGGACCTCGACGCGATCCGCGAGGCCTTCGAGCGCAATACCCGTGACAACCGCGCGCATTCGCATACGCATCCCGGCGACCGGCTGTTCCATATCCGCATCGCCCAGGCCTCGGGCAATCCGGCCTACGCACTGATGATCAAGCACCTGCTCGGTCACCAGTACGGCAGCATGTTCCAGCGGTTGCAGGCCCACTACACCTCTGACGACATGCCATTCCGTTCGGAGCACGAACACCGCCTGATCCTCGACGCCCTGCAAAACCGCGACGCTGAAGCTGCCCGCAATGCGATGGCCGCGCACCTGGACGAAGTCATCCGCATATTCAGTCGGGGTGGGGTGTAGCGTTGCAAGACGGCCTGCGCGGATGTTCCCGTTAACGCATTACCTGTAGGAGCGCGCTTGCCCGCGAAGGCGGTGTATCAAACGATGCAAAGGTCACAGGCAGATTGCATTCGCGGGCAAGCGCGCTCCTACAGTTGTGCGCGGCCGCGGACTTTATCCATCCG encodes the following:
- a CDS encoding FadR/GntR family transcriptional regulator; the protein is MPIQVIDNQRLYRQIADQLRALIDSREFPPGSRLPAERELAKMLGVSRASVREAMIALEVIGLVDVRVGNGVLVCEPPGRALTDEPVMTQVTRDQWKEVDPELGIEVDFSAEIPPFALLQARRLIEPEAAALAAQNASDEDLDAIREAFERNTRDNRAHSHTHPGDRLFHIRIAQASGNPAYALMIKHLLGHQYGSMFQRLQAHYTSDDMPFRSEHEHRLILDALQNRDAEAARNAMAAHLDEVIRIFSRGGV
- a CDS encoding L-fuconate dehydratase, with translation MTTITAVRVEDIRFPTSQLLDGSDAMNPDPDYSAAYVILETDHPTLQGHGLTFTIGRGNEICCAAINALAGIMVGLKLEWIAEDMGRFWRHVTSDSQLRWIGPDKGAIHLATGAVVNAAWDLWAKSEGKPVWQLVAEMTPEQLVRCIDFRYITDCITPDEALTLLTERAEGKAQRMQALMADGYPCYTTSAGWLGYPDDKLRRLCQEAVDGGFSHIKLKVGRDLQDDIRRVRIAREVLGPERHLMIDANQVWEVNEAIDWVRELAFAAPWFIEEPTSPDDVEGHRAIRFGVQPVKVATGEMCQNRIVFKQLIMREAIDVVQIDACRLGGVNEVLAVMLMAAKYHLPVCPHAGGVGLCEYVQHLSMIDFLCIAGTHEGRVVEFVDHLHEHFVDPCVIRDAAYMPPTAPGFSIEMKAASRARYAYKG
- a CDS encoding SDR family oxidoreductase codes for the protein MDLTGKRVLITAAAQGIGQASVEAFLNAGAEVFAVDINGAALDHLQSVHKRVLDVTDHAAIERLAAEVGALDVLFNCAGVVHSGNILECSEDDWRFAFDLNVTAMYKMIRAFLPAMLANGGGSIINMSSVASAIKGVPNRFAYCASKAAVIGITRSVAADFVGQNIRCNCICPGTVESPSLRQRVADQAAREGRDEAEVYAAFEARQPIGRLGTPQEIAQLALYLGSPASSFTTGTAQIIDGGWSN
- a CDS encoding ureidoglycolate lyase; protein product: MKLLRYGEPGQERPALLDSNGGIRDLSDLIGDLSGTALSPESIAHLQSLDPNTLPLVEGTPRIGPCVGKIGKFICIGLNYADHAAETGADIPKEPIIFNKWTSAIVGPNDNVEIPRNSKKTDWEVELGVVIGKGGRYIDEADALEHVAGYCVINDVSEREFQIERGGTWDKGKGCDTFGPIGPWLVTRDEIADPHQLNLWLEVDGKRYQNGNTRTMIFQIPKLVSYLSQFMSLQPGDVISTGTPPGVGLGIKPEPVFLRAGQRMRLGIEGLGEQEQLTVDA